One segment of Labrus mixtus chromosome 10, fLabMix1.1, whole genome shotgun sequence DNA contains the following:
- the LOC132982192 gene encoding E3 ubiquitin-protein ligase TRIM21-like, with protein MACASSLMVEDNFLCSICLDVFNQPVAIPCGHTFCRGCITFHWDTNKPLFLCPLCNKEYSKIPDLCVNTVLANAAEKVKKTIQERPHDTPEQAGSGHVLCGMCTGGKLKATKSCLTCFMSYCDAHLEPHQRVLPLRKHKLINPVEDLESRICKKHGEHLELFCKVDLMFLCRVCVDSDHKSHKTVSVEEEAEKRKDELGKEKKDMDQMIQTHQQKLLEIQHSVEASGNNAEKALAYSKHVMTALVDYIRRSQVELSEVIQTKKKKIEEDGKGFIKELEEEMMQIKQKQSELDQVTGINDSFEFLQSFLSLTITAPQVKDWSEVTLNSDQFTVQETLMKLETTVTREIRLLCDPDLKKMQFHAVNLTLDPDTANPSLIVSEDGKEVKCGDRKRNVPDKPERFDHVLNVLAKESFHSGKFYFEVQVRGKTQWDLGVTNQSINRKGDIRLSPKSGYWTIWLRKGNEFTANAGPAINLHVREIPQKVGVFVDYEEGQVSFYDVDARARIFSFTGCNFTERLFPYFGPCGNDGGKNSAPLIITPVCNNI; from the coding sequence ATGGCTTGTGCCAGTAGTCTAATGGTGGAGGACAACTTTCTTTGCTCCATCTGTCTGGATGTCTTCAATCAACCTGTGGCGATTCCCTGTGGTCACACCTTCTGTCGTGGCTGCATCACATTCCACTGGGACACTAACAAACCTTTATTCCTGTGTCCACTGTGTAACAAGGAGTACTCAAAGATACCAGACCTTTGTGTCAACACTGTCCTCGCTAATGCTGCCGAAAAGGTGAAAAAGACCATTCAGGAAAGACCCCATGACACCCCTGAACAAGCAGGAAGTGGACATGTGCTCTGTGGTATGTGTACTGGGGGGAAGCTCAAAGCCACCAAGTCCTGCTTAACATGTTTCATGTCTTACTGTGACGCACATCTGGAGCCTCATCAGAGAGTTTTACCCTtgaggaaacacaaactgatcAACCCGGTCGAGGACCTCGAGAGCAGGATCTGCAAGAAGCATGGTGAGCATTTGGAGCTGTTCTGCAAAGTGGATTTAATGTTTCTATGTAGAGTCTGTGTAGACAGTGACCATAAAAGCCATAAGACAGtgagtgtggaggaggaggctgaaaaGAGGAAGGACGAgctgggaaaagaaaagaaagacatggATCAGATGATTCAGACGCATCAGCAGAAACTTCTAGAGATCCAACACTCAGTGGAGGCGAGTGGAAATAATGCAGAGAAGGCGCTGGCATACAGCAAGCATGTGATGACTGCTCTGGTGGACTACATCAGGAGAAGCCAAGTCGAGCTGAGTGAGGTGATtcagacgaagaagaaaaagattgaaGAAGATGGGAAAGGCTTCATTAAAGAACTGGAGGAAGAGATGATgcaaataaagcaaaaacaatCTGAACTTGATCAGGTCACTGGCATCAACGACTCCTTTGAATTCCTGCAGAGTTTCCTTTCTCTCACCATCACTGCTCCACAGGTGAAGGACTGGTCTGAGGTGACTCTTAACAGCGACCAGTTTACTGTGCAGGAAACATTGATGAAGCTGGAGACAACAGTGACAAGAGAAATCAGGCTGCTGTGTGATCCAGACTTGAAGAAAATGCAGTTTCATGCCGTGAATCTGACTCTTGATCCGGACACAGCGAACCCTTCTCTCATTGTTTCTGAGGACGggaaagaagtcaagtgtggagacagaaagaggaacgTCCCGGACAAGCCAGAGAGGTTCGATCATGTCCTCAATGTCCTCGCAAAGGAGAGTTTTCATTCTGGAAAGTTCTACTTTGAGGTCCAGGTCCGAGGGAAAACCCAGTGGGATCTGGGAGTGACTAACCAGTCCATCAACAGGAAGGGGGACATAAGACTGAGCCCTAAGAGTGGATACTGGACCATCTGGCTGAGAAAAGGAAACGAGTTCACGGCCAACGCTGGCCCTGCTATCAACCTCCATGTGAGAGAGATTCCTCAAAAGGTCGGAGTGTTCGTGGATTATGAAGAAGGTCAAGTTTCCTTCTACGACGTTGACGCCAGGGCTCGCATCTTCTCCTTCACTGGATGTAACTTCACTGAGAGACTCTTTCCATACTTTGGACCCTGCGGTAACGACGGCGGTAAAAACTCAGCCCCACTGATCATCACTCCTGTCTGTAACAACATCTGA